Proteins co-encoded in one Verrucomicrobiia bacterium genomic window:
- a CDS encoding alpha/beta hydrolase — MTFPNRKTMGRLTRRRQFLGLLLLALPGAWLTLAGGLSHAQETPDFRRTEDVIYGRKHGVSLTLDVFEPARTNGCGILFIVSGGFFSSKSGINPSHYRPFLERGYTVFAVVHGSQPKYTIPEIIEDVHRAARFVRYNAKQWGINPNKLGVCGASAGGHLSLMLGAQGGPGRPDAQDPVDRASSAVQAVACFFPPTDFLNYGKTGELAVGIGLLRDFKAAFGPRADQPQERLSYGREISPIYFITSNLPPTLIVHGDADKLVPIQQAESFVAKARAAGAQARLIVKPGRGHGWVEMFQDVRLLADWFDQHLLGLNPASAP, encoded by the coding sequence ATGACTTTTCCCAACCGCAAGACAATGGGCCGCCTGACTCGCCGGCGTCAATTCTTGGGCTTGTTGTTGCTCGCGCTGCCTGGCGCATGGCTCACCTTGGCGGGGGGCCTTTCCCACGCCCAGGAAACGCCCGATTTCCGCCGCACCGAGGATGTCATCTACGGACGCAAACACGGAGTTTCCCTCACCCTGGATGTTTTTGAACCCGCCCGCACCAATGGCTGCGGCATCTTGTTCATCGTCAGCGGCGGTTTCTTCTCCTCCAAGTCGGGCATCAACCCCTCCCATTACCGGCCTTTCCTGGAGCGGGGTTACACCGTCTTCGCCGTGGTCCATGGTTCACAGCCCAAATACACCATCCCGGAAATCATTGAAGACGTCCACCGGGCCGCGCGCTTCGTGCGGTACAACGCCAAACAGTGGGGCATTAACCCCAATAAACTCGGCGTTTGCGGCGCCAGTGCCGGCGGCCACCTCTCCTTGATGCTCGGCGCCCAGGGCGGGCCCGGCCGCCCCGACGCCCAGGACCCGGTGGACCGCGCCAGCAGCGCCGTCCAGGCCGTGGCCTGCTTTTTCCCTCCCACCGATTTCCTGAATTATGGCAAAACCGGCGAATTGGCGGTGGGCATCGGCTTGCTGCGCGATTTCAAAGCCGCTTTCGGTCCCCGGGCCGATCAACCCCAGGAGCGCCTCTCCTACGGCCGCGAAATCTCCCCCATCTACTTCATCACTTCCAACCTCCCCCCGACGCTGATTGTCCATGGCGACGCCGATAAATTGGTCCCCATCCAGCAGGCCGAGTCCTTCGTCGCCAAGGCCCGCGCCGCCGGCGCCCAAGCCCGGCTCATCGTCAAACCGGGACGCGGCCACGGCTGGGTGGAAATGTTCCAGGATGTCAGACTGCTCGCCGATTGGTTTGATCAGCATTTGCTCGGCCTCAATCCTGCCTCCGCCCCCTGA
- a CDS encoding FHA domain-containing protein yields MPKLVVLSEGFTGRTYELKTERTTVGRLDDNTFCVPEPSVSSHHCEILLQGSEVLVRDLNSTNGTFIGGQQITEAVLKPGQILRLGNLQMRLEGDQPPPAKKAMDQTVILPQGVKLNELETAGPKPSNFADDTQFGKKRNRANLIFIVVGIVLGLLVAALLVYVFMKAGTLTSPNP; encoded by the coding sequence ATGCCCAAACTAGTCGTGCTCAGCGAGGGGTTCACGGGTCGCACGTATGAGCTCAAGACGGAGCGCACCACCGTGGGACGTCTGGACGACAACACGTTTTGTGTGCCGGAGCCGTCGGTGTCCAGTCATCACTGTGAGATATTGCTGCAGGGGAGCGAGGTTTTGGTGCGGGATTTGAACTCGACGAACGGGACGTTTATCGGGGGGCAGCAGATTACGGAGGCGGTGCTGAAACCGGGGCAGATATTGCGGCTGGGCAACCTGCAGATGCGGCTGGAGGGGGATCAGCCGCCGCCGGCCAAAAAGGCGATGGATCAGACGGTGATCCTTCCCCAGGGGGTCAAGTTGAATGAACTGGAGACGGCCGGACCCAAGCCCTCGAACTTTGCGGACGACACGCAGTTTGGGAAAAAGAGGAATCGGGCCAACCTGATATTCATCGTGGTGGGGATCGTGCTGGGGCTGTTGGTGGCGGCGTTGCTGGTGTATGTGTTTATGAAGGCGGGCACGCTGACCTCGCCCAATCCCTGA
- the argH gene encoding argininosuccinate lyase, producing MQRKGSSSTKTAPVSRSGRFASGPAAAVAQFTESISFDWRLWRQDIAGSRAHARMLHRVGLLSRQELREIERGLADIEREIEQGKFQWRPELEDVHMNIEAALTTRTPAGAKLHTARSRNDQVALDMRLWLRDHLQELDAALRRLQRALVDLGAAHADVVIPGYTHLQRAQPVFLAHHLLAYVEMLERDRGRLADCRLRANVCPLGSGALAGSTLPLDREAVARELGFVDARGRPRLSQNSMDAVSDRDFVVEYNAAAALLAVHLSRLAEDLVLWSGAEFNFIQIGDAYTTGSSLMPQKKNPDVAELARGKAGRVMGNLVALLALLKGLPMTYNRDLQEDKERLFDTADTVLRTVNIMADMLGQVTVCRERCAGAAADPQLLATDLADYLVQRGVPFREAHHLVGSVVALAEKMGKPLDQWTHEEFQRVDRRFGADTPRVFNLRQAMERRNLAGAPGRREVQKQLARWKRTLSAS from the coding sequence ATGCAACGCAAGGGATCATCTTCGACCAAAACCGCGCCGGTCTCCCGCAGCGGCCGCTTCGCCAGCGGCCCGGCCGCCGCGGTGGCCCAATTTACCGAGTCCATCAGCTTCGACTGGCGCTTGTGGCGGCAGGACATCGCCGGCAGCCGGGCCCACGCCCGCATGTTGCATCGAGTCGGACTGTTGAGCCGCCAGGAGCTCCGCGAAATCGAGCGCGGCCTGGCGGACATCGAACGGGAAATCGAGCAGGGCAAATTCCAATGGCGTCCCGAGCTGGAGGACGTCCACATGAACATCGAGGCGGCGCTCACCACCCGCACCCCTGCCGGCGCCAAACTGCATACCGCCCGCTCCCGCAATGACCAGGTCGCCCTCGACATGCGCCTCTGGCTCCGCGATCACCTCCAGGAACTGGATGCCGCCCTCCGCCGCCTCCAGCGCGCCTTGGTGGACCTCGGCGCCGCCCACGCGGACGTCGTCATCCCCGGTTACACCCACCTGCAGCGCGCCCAGCCCGTCTTCCTCGCGCATCATCTCCTCGCCTACGTCGAAATGCTCGAACGCGACCGCGGCCGCCTGGCCGATTGCCGCCTTCGCGCCAACGTCTGCCCCCTGGGCAGCGGCGCCCTCGCCGGCTCCACCCTGCCCCTGGACCGCGAAGCCGTGGCCCGCGAGCTGGGCTTTGTGGATGCCCGCGGCCGCCCGCGCCTCTCCCAAAACTCCATGGACGCCGTCAGTGATCGGGATTTCGTCGTCGAGTACAACGCCGCCGCCGCCCTCCTCGCCGTCCACCTCTCGCGCCTGGCCGAAGACCTCGTCTTGTGGAGCGGCGCCGAGTTCAACTTCATTCAAATCGGCGACGCCTACACCACCGGCTCCTCCCTCATGCCCCAAAAGAAAAATCCGGACGTGGCCGAACTGGCCCGCGGCAAGGCCGGGCGCGTGATGGGCAATCTCGTGGCCCTCCTCGCCCTCCTCAAAGGCCTCCCCATGACCTACAACCGCGATCTGCAGGAGGACAAGGAGCGGCTCTTTGACACCGCCGACACCGTCCTCCGCACCGTCAACATCATGGCCGACATGCTGGGGCAGGTGACCGTCTGCCGCGAACGCTGCGCCGGCGCCGCCGCCGACCCGCAGCTTCTGGCCACCGATCTGGCCGATTATCTCGTCCAGCGCGGCGTCCCTTTCCGCGAGGCCCATCACCTGGTCGGCAGCGTGGTGGCCCTGGCCGAAAAAATGGGCAAGCCGCTCGACCAATGGACGCACGAGGAGTTTCAACGGGTGGACCGCCGCTTCGGCGCCGACACCCCCCGCGTGTTCAATCTGCGCCAGGCCATGGAGCGCCGCAACCTCGCCGGCGCCCCTGGCCGCCGCGAAGTGCAAAAACAACTCGCGCGCTGGAAGCGCACCCTTTCCGCCTCCTGA
- a CDS encoding squalene/phytoene synthase family protein: MDARGSIPWPLLKQTSRSFYLSLRWLPAAVRPQLSLAYLLARTTDTVADTELVPVERRLAALAQLRARILGETSAPLHWGELAGRQSDAAERALLENAESLLALLAQTHPDDQALIRRVLDTITSGQVLDLQRFGSPSHPHQLQALRHRAELVDYTFRVAGCVGDFWTRLCRAHLRPVPSLDIAQHVALGVNFGQGLQLVNILRDLPRDLRQGRCYLPADELREAGLLPGDLLDPRNEARLRPVYERWLAHARHWLDDGWRYTLALPTAWHRVRLACALPILLGIKTLAKLQENAILNPDLRLKVTRKELRGILWRMLLCHPWPKHWQQLPVSSFFVKP; this comes from the coding sequence ATGGATGCCCGCGGCTCCATCCCCTGGCCCCTGCTCAAGCAGACCTCGCGCTCCTTTTATCTTTCCCTGCGCTGGTTGCCTGCCGCAGTGCGGCCCCAGCTCTCCCTGGCTTATCTCCTCGCTCGCACCACCGACACCGTGGCCGATACGGAGCTGGTGCCCGTCGAACGCCGCCTCGCGGCGCTCGCACAGTTGCGGGCGCGAATCTTGGGCGAGACCTCAGCCCCCCTGCATTGGGGCGAGCTGGCGGGACGGCAATCCGATGCTGCCGAGCGGGCCTTGCTGGAAAACGCCGAATCCTTGTTGGCCCTTCTCGCCCAGACCCACCCCGACGACCAGGCCCTCATCCGCCGGGTCCTCGACACCATCACCAGCGGTCAAGTCCTGGACCTGCAACGTTTCGGCAGCCCATCCCACCCCCACCAGCTCCAGGCCCTGCGCCACCGCGCCGAGCTGGTGGATTACACCTTCCGCGTGGCCGGCTGCGTCGGGGATTTTTGGACCCGCCTCTGCCGGGCGCATTTGCGCCCCGTCCCCTCCCTCGACATCGCTCAGCACGTGGCCCTGGGCGTGAACTTCGGCCAGGGGCTGCAACTGGTCAACATCCTCCGCGACCTGCCCCGCGACTTGCGCCAGGGACGTTGCTACCTGCCCGCCGACGAATTGCGCGAGGCCGGCCTGTTGCCAGGCGACCTGCTGGACCCGCGCAACGAAGCGCGTTTGCGGCCCGTCTATGAACGCTGGCTCGCCCACGCGCGCCACTGGCTGGATGACGGCTGGCGCTACACCCTGGCCCTCCCCACGGCCTGGCACCGTGTACGCCTGGCCTGTGCCCTCCCCATTTTATTGGGCATAAAAACACTGGCTAAACTGCAGGAAAATGCTATACTCAACCCCGATTTGCGCCTTAAAGTAACCCGAAAAGAATTGCGGGGCATTCTTTGGCGCATGTTATTATGCCATCCGTGGCCCAAACATTGGCAACAGTTGCCGGTCAGCTCGTTTTTCGTAAAGCCTTGA